One Micromonospora sp. WMMD812 genomic window carries:
- a CDS encoding dihydrodipicolinate synthase family protein: MSATVRLPRADGTLEERRLAEPARWERPASAIASRVAFAAAHVVADPFGDNVPGAPAVVDWESTLAFRRHLWSYGLGVAEAMDTAQRGMGLDWATTRQLIDRSAAAAREAGGRIAAGAGTDHVPADVASLDDVTAAYEEQVEVVEASGAQVILMASRQLARLARGPEDYAKVYERLLAQVSRPVILHWLGPMFDPALHGYWGSAEVPTASTALLDLIGRHAAKVDGVKVSLLDADHERALRAALPAGVRLYTGDDFNYPELIRGDGTHHSDALLGIFAAIAPAASGALQALDRGDPLGYDAAFAPTLPLARHIFAPPTWYYKTGIAFLAWLSGHQPGFTMVGGLESARGVVHLAELARLADEARLLPNPDLAAARLRAFLDVAGVPR; this comes from the coding sequence ATGAGCGCGACGGTGCGGTTGCCGCGCGCCGACGGCACGCTGGAGGAGCGCCGGCTGGCCGAGCCGGCCCGGTGGGAGCGGCCCGCCAGCGCGATCGCCTCCCGCGTCGCGTTCGCCGCCGCGCACGTGGTCGCCGACCCGTTCGGTGACAACGTGCCCGGCGCCCCGGCGGTGGTGGACTGGGAGTCCACCCTGGCGTTCCGCCGGCACCTCTGGTCGTACGGGCTCGGGGTGGCCGAGGCGATGGACACCGCTCAGCGCGGCATGGGACTCGACTGGGCCACCACCCGCCAGCTCATCGACCGCAGCGCCGCCGCCGCGCGCGAGGCGGGCGGCCGGATCGCGGCCGGCGCCGGCACCGACCACGTGCCGGCCGACGTCGCCTCGCTCGACGACGTCACGGCCGCGTACGAGGAGCAGGTCGAGGTGGTGGAGGCCAGCGGCGCGCAGGTCATCCTGATGGCGAGCCGGCAGCTGGCCCGGCTGGCCCGCGGGCCCGAGGACTACGCCAAGGTGTACGAGCGGCTGCTCGCCCAGGTGTCCCGACCGGTGATCCTGCACTGGCTGGGGCCCATGTTCGACCCGGCGCTGCACGGCTACTGGGGCTCGGCGGAAGTTCCGACGGCCAGCACCGCGTTGCTCGACCTCATCGGCCGGCACGCGGCCAAGGTCGACGGGGTGAAGGTGTCGCTGCTCGACGCCGACCACGAACGGGCGCTGCGGGCCGCGCTGCCGGCCGGCGTACGCCTCTACACCGGCGACGACTTCAACTACCCGGAGCTGATCCGGGGCGACGGGACGCACCACAGCGACGCCCTGCTCGGCATCTTCGCCGCGATCGCACCGGCCGCCTCGGGCGCCCTCCAGGCCCTCGACCGAGGCGACCCGCTCGGCTACGACGCGGCCTTCGCGCCGACGCTGCCGCTGGCCCGGCACATCTTCGCCCCGCCGACCTGGTACTACAAGACCGGCATCGCCTTCCTGGCCTGGCTCAGCGGCCACCAGCCCGGCTTCACCATGGTGGGCGGCCTGGAGAGCGCCCGCGGCGTGGTCCACCTGGCCGAGCTGGCGCGGCTCGCCGACGAGGCCCGGCTGCTACCCAATCCCGACCTCGCCGCCGCGCGGCTGCGCGCGTTCCTCGACGTCGCCGGGGTTCCCCGGTGA
- a CDS encoding sugar phosphate isomerase/epimerase family protein, translating to MPSGRPAEVATPQPGDPALARLSLNQKTTDRWSVAEAVDGCVRAGLPAIGLWREPVQAIGAGAAARLVADAGLRVSSLCRGGFLTAVDPAARRRALDDNRRAIEETAEVGAACLVMVVGGLPEGSRDLAGARERAADGIADLVPHAAQHGVRLALEPMHPIFCADRGVLSTLGQSLDLAERFPAEHVGVVVDTYHVWWDPDVLGQIQRARGRIASFQVCDWITPLPPDALLSRGMMGDGHIDFRLLRRAVEQAGYTGDIEVEIFNADVWAADPDAVVATMARRHLAHVLGD from the coding sequence GTGCCGTCGGGCCGGCCGGCCGAGGTCGCCACGCCGCAGCCGGGCGACCCGGCGCTCGCCCGGCTGTCGCTGAACCAGAAGACCACCGACCGGTGGTCGGTGGCCGAGGCGGTCGACGGGTGCGTCCGGGCCGGCCTGCCGGCGATCGGTCTCTGGCGCGAGCCCGTCCAGGCGATCGGCGCCGGCGCCGCCGCCCGCCTCGTCGCCGACGCCGGGCTGCGGGTGTCCTCCCTGTGCCGGGGCGGGTTCCTGACCGCCGTCGACCCGGCCGCCCGGCGCCGTGCGCTCGACGACAACCGCCGGGCGATCGAGGAGACCGCCGAGGTCGGCGCGGCCTGCCTGGTGATGGTGGTCGGCGGTCTGCCGGAGGGCTCCCGTGACCTGGCCGGCGCGCGGGAGCGGGCGGCCGACGGGATCGCCGACCTGGTGCCGCACGCGGCGCAGCACGGCGTACGGCTCGCGCTGGAACCCATGCATCCGATCTTCTGCGCGGACCGCGGGGTGCTCTCCACCCTCGGCCAGTCGCTCGACCTCGCCGAGCGGTTCCCCGCCGAGCACGTGGGCGTCGTGGTCGACACGTACCACGTCTGGTGGGACCCGGACGTCCTGGGCCAGATCCAACGCGCCCGCGGCCGGATCGCGAGTTTCCAGGTCTGCGACTGGATCACCCCGCTGCCGCCCGACGCCCTGCTCTCCCGGGGCATGATGGGCGACGGGCACATCGACTTCCGGCTGCTCCGCCGGGCCGTCGAGCAGGCCGGTTACACCGGCGACATCGAGGTGGAGATCTTCAACGCCGACGTGTGGGCCGCCGACCCGGACGCGGTCGTCGCCACGATGGCCCGCCGCCATCTCGCCCACGTGCTAGGCGACTGA
- a CDS encoding amino acid ABC transporter ATP-binding protein codes for MDTTTSVSLGVRDVHLAFGANRVLRGVDLDVARGATACVIGPSGSGKSTLLRTINRLIEPDRGDVLFDGRSVLTDDPDALRQRVGMVFQQFNLFPHMSVLRNVTLALRRIKRLPEEEAVAVARAQLDLVGLAGKADARPAHLSGGQQQRVAIARALALQPQVMLFDEATSALDPELVKGVLGVMADLSSGGMTMVVVTHEMGFAREVADTVAFMDCGVVLEVGEPAAVFGAPEHPRLRQFLAQVL; via the coding sequence ATCGACACCACGACCTCGGTGAGCCTGGGCGTCCGCGACGTGCACCTCGCCTTCGGGGCGAACCGGGTGCTCCGTGGCGTGGACCTGGACGTGGCGCGGGGCGCGACCGCCTGCGTCATCGGGCCGTCCGGCTCCGGCAAGTCCACGCTGCTGCGGACGATCAACCGGCTGATCGAGCCGGATCGCGGTGACGTGCTGTTCGACGGACGCAGCGTGCTGACCGACGACCCGGACGCCCTGCGGCAACGCGTCGGCATGGTCTTCCAGCAGTTCAACCTGTTTCCGCACATGAGCGTGCTGCGTAACGTCACGCTGGCGCTGCGCCGGATCAAGCGGCTGCCCGAGGAGGAGGCGGTGGCCGTCGCCCGGGCCCAGTTGGACCTCGTCGGGCTGGCCGGCAAGGCCGACGCCCGACCGGCGCACCTGTCCGGCGGGCAGCAGCAGCGGGTGGCGATCGCCCGGGCCTTGGCCCTGCAGCCGCAGGTGATGCTCTTCGACGAGGCCACCAGCGCCCTCGACCCCGAACTGGTCAAGGGGGTGCTCGGAGTGATGGCGGACCTCTCGTCCGGCGGGATGACCATGGTGGTGGTCACCCACGAGATGGGCTTCGCCCGCGAGGTCGCCGACACGGTGGCCTTCATGGACTGTGGGGTTGTGCTGGAGGTCGGTGAGCCGGCCGCGGTCTTCGGGGCGCCCGAGCACCCGCGCCTGCGCCAGTTCCTCGCCCAGGTGCTGTGA
- a CDS encoding amino acid ABC transporter permease — MDPLRTLWETFFDWESMREALPEMVTVGLPNTLILAVSAALLGSVLGMLLAVAGIARTRWLRWPARVYTDVFRGLPAAATILLIGVGLAPLGMQVWGPDPYPLGILALSLIAAAYIGEIFRSGIQSVEAAQLEGARALGLSWGEAMRVVIIPQGVRRVLPAWVNQLIALIKDSSLVYFLGLVASQRELFRIGQDYAATTGNESALLLAGLFYLALTVPLTHAVNAIDRRLRHGRQAAPAEDIDDADLTLPGAAGGSQR; from the coding sequence ATGGATCCGTTGCGCACCCTCTGGGAGACGTTCTTCGACTGGGAGTCGATGCGCGAGGCGCTACCCGAGATGGTGACCGTCGGGTTGCCCAACACGCTGATCCTGGCGGTCTCCGCCGCCCTGCTCGGCTCGGTGCTGGGCATGCTGCTGGCCGTCGCCGGCATCGCCCGCACCCGCTGGCTACGCTGGCCGGCGCGCGTCTACACCGACGTGTTCCGGGGCCTGCCGGCCGCCGCGACGATCCTGCTCATCGGCGTGGGGCTGGCGCCGCTCGGCATGCAGGTGTGGGGCCCGGACCCGTACCCGTTGGGCATCCTGGCGCTCTCGTTGATCGCGGCCGCCTACATCGGGGAGATCTTCCGCTCCGGCATCCAGTCGGTGGAGGCGGCCCAGTTGGAGGGCGCCCGGGCGCTCGGCCTCTCCTGGGGCGAGGCGATGCGGGTGGTCATCATCCCGCAGGGCGTACGCCGGGTGCTGCCGGCGTGGGTCAACCAGCTCATCGCCCTGATCAAGGACTCCAGCCTGGTGTACTTCCTCGGCCTGGTGGCCAGCCAGCGGGAGCTGTTCCGGATCGGTCAGGACTACGCCGCCACCACCGGCAACGAGTCCGCGTTGCTGCTGGCCGGGCTCTTCTACCTGGCGCTCACCGTTCCGCTCACGCACGCGGTCAACGCGATCGACCGGCGGCTGCGGCACGGCCGGCAGGCCGCGCCGGCCGAGGACATCGACGACGCCGACCTGACACTGCCGGGCGCGGCCGGAGGGAGCCAGCGATGA
- a CDS encoding ABC transporter substrate-binding protein: MRLLPALTRVAALGVAAVLGAATLTACGDDASSSAADNPYGLLQAGVLRAGTLTDAPPNVYLKDGRFTGFDNDLLTAVAGKVGLKVEFVGTDFSALLSQVNNRKFDVGSSSITITEARKKTVDFGNGYDFGYFGLDVPAGSPITGFDQLAGKRVVVVQGTVQDDYATGKGLNPVRVPDYNGAINQLKAGTADAWIAPAEIGEKSAADSSGKITVAAKQLSPAPTAYAVAKGNDKLREALNKGLDEVIADGTWSRLQDQYYPGRPIPADFKPGSGTVAVPAATASASAAS; encoded by the coding sequence GTGCGACTTCTTCCTGCCCTGACCCGGGTGGCCGCCCTCGGCGTGGCCGCCGTCCTCGGCGCCGCCACTCTCACCGCCTGCGGCGACGACGCCTCGTCCAGCGCGGCGGACAACCCCTACGGCCTGCTCCAGGCCGGCGTGCTGCGCGCCGGCACGCTCACCGACGCGCCGCCGAACGTGTACCTGAAGGACGGCCGGTTCACCGGCTTCGACAACGACCTGCTCACCGCGGTCGCCGGAAAGGTCGGTCTGAAGGTGGAGTTCGTCGGCACCGACTTCTCCGCGCTGCTCTCGCAGGTCAACAACCGGAAGTTCGACGTCGGCAGCTCATCGATCACCATCACCGAGGCTCGCAAGAAGACGGTCGACTTCGGCAACGGCTACGACTTCGGCTACTTCGGACTCGACGTACCGGCCGGCTCGCCGATCACGGGCTTCGACCAGCTCGCGGGCAAGCGGGTCGTGGTCGTGCAGGGCACGGTCCAGGACGACTACGCCACCGGCAAGGGGCTCAACCCGGTCCGGGTGCCGGACTACAACGGCGCGATCAACCAGCTGAAGGCGGGCACCGCGGACGCCTGGATCGCCCCGGCCGAGATCGGCGAGAAGTCGGCGGCGGACAGCAGCGGCAAGATCACCGTGGCGGCGAAGCAGCTCAGCCCGGCGCCGACCGCGTACGCGGTGGCCAAGGGGAACGACAAGCTGCGCGAGGCGCTGAACAAGGGCCTCGACGAGGTGATCGCGGACGGCACGTGGAGCCGCCTGCAGGACCAGTACTACCCGGGCCGGCCGATCCCGGCGGACTTCAAGCCGGGCAGCGGCACCGTGGCGGTCCCAGCCGCGACGGCGTCGGCCTCGGCCGCGTCCTGA
- a CDS encoding PPC domain-containing DNA-binding protein, whose translation MRDVELHEDGRRVVVVVLDKGEDPVTVINQVAVDRNIRGASVTAVGGFQAAELGYFDRERREIRPIPVTEQVEVLSILGDIAEDSGRPALHVHAVLGRRDGSTVGGHLLRGEVWPTLEVVITEVGASLAKKVDPETGLALLSGETGR comes from the coding sequence GTGAGGGACGTCGAGCTGCACGAGGACGGCCGACGAGTGGTCGTGGTCGTCCTCGACAAGGGCGAGGACCCGGTGACGGTGATCAACCAGGTGGCCGTGGACCGGAACATCCGGGGCGCCTCGGTGACCGCGGTGGGCGGCTTCCAGGCCGCCGAGCTGGGCTACTTCGACCGGGAGCGACGCGAGATCCGGCCGATCCCGGTGACCGAGCAGGTGGAGGTGCTCAGCATCCTGGGGGACATCGCCGAGGACTCCGGCCGCCCCGCCCTGCACGTGCACGCGGTGCTCGGCCGCCGGGACGGCAGCACGGTCGGCGGCCACCTGCTGCGCGGCGAGGTCTGGCCGACCCTCGAGGTGGTGATCACCGAGGTCGGCGCGAGCCTCGCCAAGAAGGTGGATCCGGAGACCGGCCTGGCGCTGCTCAGCGGCGAGACCGGACGATGA
- a CDS encoding nuclear transport factor 2 family protein, translating to MTANRDIVARAFADWSAGTGAISDIFAPRMRWEVVGNSVVAGTYHSADDFLTQAMRPFNARFDPDSPYRPVNLRAIYEDADANTVVAVFDGAGVTRDGSTYENTYAWILTFSDGKVVDGTAFFDSLAFNELWKTPPAA from the coding sequence ATGACGGCGAACCGGGACATCGTCGCCCGCGCCTTCGCGGACTGGTCCGCCGGCACCGGCGCCATCAGCGACATCTTCGCCCCGCGCATGCGGTGGGAGGTCGTCGGCAACTCGGTGGTGGCCGGCACGTACCACAGCGCCGACGACTTCCTCACCCAGGCGATGCGACCGTTCAACGCGCGGTTCGACCCGGACAGCCCGTACCGGCCGGTGAACCTCCGGGCGATCTACGAGGACGCCGACGCGAACACGGTCGTCGCCGTCTTCGACGGCGCCGGCGTCACCCGTGACGGCTCGACGTACGAGAACACCTACGCCTGGATCCTGACCTTCTCGGACGGCAAGGTGGTGGACGGGACCGCCTTCTTCGACAGCCTGGCCTTCAACGAGCTGTGGAAGACCCCGCCGGCGGCCTGA
- a CDS encoding glycogen debranching N-terminal domain-containing protein, giving the protein MSGCRLGVYVTAAERRRTPAQPWPDTTGEQLAGSGACRDLPPELGPDAVSVLEGRTFMFSNALGDVPRGSIGGLVHDDTRFLDRWELTIDDAPLLVLGSGTVDPFSAAFFLANADLPGLAPNRVGVRRQRFVGDGLYERIELRYFGLEPVEFQLRLAVGTDFADLFEIKESGRDRSAEIVRDHAADGSSLCFAYRNGHYQTMVRVRADPAADRVDGDSLVWHLRLERGQAWECELRVPLRCGGSHLEPMPRGFGDVFERDAEDPSTRWLADAPMLTSQSDRLVAVCRKAGADLVSMRIEKDIRGEPVVLLAAGLPWFMTVFGRDTLITSYQSVAFGPQLARGALLVLAAHQADEHDDFTDREPGKIFHEYRTGELTQLGIKPYQPYYGGADTTPLWLVLLSEYWRWTGDDDLVRELRPNAEAALRWIDEFGDLHGTGYVGYATRSTQGLGNQCWRDSSDGVQFADGTIPVLPIATCETQGYTYDAKLRMAELADGPWRDCPLGERLRAEAAALRDRFNRDFWIPERGGYYAIGLDGDGRPIDSMTSNMGHLLWSGIVPQERADLVAAQLMSEEMFSGWGVRTLSTTDRGYNPIGYHLGTVWPHDNALIAAGLARYGHHDDAHRIILAMLEASAYSEHRLPEAFSGYDRAFGLRPVPYPTACNPQAWASGAPLLFLRTLLGLDAVDGRLVVDPHLPESLDWIRLAGVPAFGRRWDVHADGSKSTVRPAS; this is encoded by the coding sequence ATGTCCGGTTGTCGGCTGGGGGTGTACGTGACGGCCGCGGAACGACGACGCACGCCGGCGCAGCCGTGGCCGGACACGACCGGTGAGCAGCTGGCCGGCAGCGGCGCGTGCCGGGACCTCCCGCCGGAGCTGGGGCCGGACGCCGTCAGCGTGCTCGAGGGCCGCACCTTCATGTTCTCCAACGCGCTCGGTGACGTGCCGAGGGGTTCCATCGGTGGGCTGGTGCACGACGACACCCGCTTCCTCGACCGGTGGGAACTGACCATCGACGACGCCCCGCTGCTGGTGCTCGGGTCCGGCACCGTCGACCCCTTCTCCGCCGCGTTCTTCCTGGCCAACGCCGACCTGCCGGGCCTGGCCCCGAACCGGGTCGGGGTACGCCGGCAACGCTTCGTCGGCGACGGCCTGTACGAGCGGATCGAGCTGCGCTACTTCGGCCTCGAACCGGTCGAGTTCCAGCTGCGGCTCGCCGTCGGCACCGACTTCGCGGACCTGTTCGAGATCAAGGAGTCCGGACGGGACCGGTCGGCCGAGATCGTCCGCGATCACGCGGCCGACGGGTCGTCACTCTGCTTCGCCTACCGCAACGGCCACTACCAGACGATGGTGCGCGTACGGGCCGATCCGGCCGCGGACCGGGTCGACGGTGACTCGCTGGTCTGGCACCTGCGGCTCGAGCGGGGGCAGGCGTGGGAGTGCGAGCTGCGGGTGCCGCTGCGCTGCGGCGGGTCACATCTGGAGCCGATGCCCCGCGGCTTCGGCGACGTCTTCGAACGGGACGCCGAGGATCCGTCCACCCGCTGGCTGGCCGACGCGCCCATGCTGACCAGCCAGTCCGACCGACTGGTGGCGGTGTGCCGCAAGGCCGGCGCGGACCTGGTGTCGATGCGGATCGAGAAGGACATCCGGGGCGAGCCGGTGGTGCTGCTCGCGGCCGGGCTGCCGTGGTTCATGACGGTGTTCGGCCGGGACACCCTGATCACCTCGTACCAGAGCGTGGCGTTCGGCCCACAGCTCGCGCGGGGCGCCCTGCTGGTGCTCGCCGCCCACCAGGCCGACGAGCACGACGACTTCACCGACCGGGAGCCGGGCAAGATCTTCCACGAGTACCGGACCGGGGAGCTGACCCAGCTCGGCATCAAGCCCTACCAGCCCTACTACGGCGGGGCCGACACCACGCCGCTGTGGCTGGTGCTGCTCTCCGAGTACTGGCGCTGGACCGGGGACGACGACCTGGTCCGCGAGCTGCGACCGAACGCCGAGGCGGCGCTGCGGTGGATCGACGAGTTCGGCGACCTGCACGGCACCGGCTACGTGGGCTACGCGACCCGCTCGACCCAGGGGCTGGGCAACCAGTGCTGGCGGGACTCGAGCGACGGCGTCCAGTTCGCCGACGGGACCATTCCGGTGCTGCCCATCGCGACCTGCGAGACGCAGGGCTACACGTACGACGCCAAGCTGCGCATGGCGGAACTCGCCGACGGGCCCTGGCGGGACTGTCCGCTCGGCGAACGGCTGCGGGCGGAGGCGGCCGCGCTGCGCGACCGGTTCAACCGTGACTTCTGGATCCCCGAGCGGGGCGGCTACTACGCGATCGGCCTGGACGGCGACGGACGCCCGATCGACTCGATGACGTCGAACATGGGTCACCTGCTGTGGAGCGGGATCGTGCCGCAGGAGCGGGCCGACCTGGTGGCCGCCCAACTGATGTCCGAGGAGATGTTCTCCGGATGGGGGGTGCGGACCCTCTCGACCACCGACCGCGGCTACAACCCCATCGGATATCACCTCGGCACGGTCTGGCCGCACGACAACGCCCTCATCGCCGCCGGCCTCGCCCGCTACGGCCACCACGACGACGCGCACCGCATCATCCTGGCCATGCTGGAGGCGTCCGCCTACTCCGAGCACCGGCTGCCCGAGGCGTTCTCCGGCTACGACCGCGCGTTCGGCCTGCGACCGGTCCCCTACCCCACCGCCTGCAACCCGCAGGCGTGGGCCAGCGGAGCGCCCCTGCTGTTCCTGCGGACGCTGCTCGGGCTGGACGCCGTCGACGGCCGGTTGGTCGTCGACCCGCACCTCCCGGAGTCGCTCGACTGGATCCGGCTGGCCGGGGTGCCGGCGTTCGGCCGCCGGTGGGACGTGCACGCCGACGGCAGCAAATCCACCGTCCGGCCCGCCTCCTGA
- a CDS encoding Na+/H+ antiporter, which produces MEALVLLVVLGATVLVGTTIGGRYRVAPPVLLIGMGALLALIPPLSHVVLEPEVVLVLFLPAILYREALTTSLREIRNNLGVIALLAVVLVGLTMFTVSITAQAFGVNPAAAWVLGAVLAPTDAAAVSGLAKRMPRRLLTTLHMESLINDGTALVLFAVTVGLLAGGTVPTPLHLVGELSLSFVGGIAAGLAVGLIVVMVRRHIDDPLREGALSVLTPFAAFLLAEEIHASGVLAVVVAGLVLAYAGPRVIRAPSRVLALGFWDLSTFIINGGLFVLLGMQIPRAVRSVSSVSPHRALVIAIVVTLVVVATRLAWVLFTPYLFRLFYRGESARENRISWRVRTVAGWAGFRGAVSLAAALAVPLAMSSGQPVRERDLIIFCTAVAILSIMLVQGTTLPLVVRWAGLVGDQQRVDEVRQARIQAGKVGLAALPEVAAEVGAGEDVVSRVRTDYEALLEDVRAAEQEEGLPRVRELERQLRLGLLERKRREITRMRDANEIDDVVLRDLQAVMDIEEIRLLGPTASE; this is translated from the coding sequence GTGGAAGCACTCGTCCTGCTCGTGGTGCTGGGTGCCACCGTCCTCGTCGGCACCACGATCGGAGGGCGCTACCGCGTCGCGCCGCCGGTCCTGCTCATCGGCATGGGTGCGCTGCTGGCCCTCATCCCACCGCTGTCGCACGTGGTGCTCGAGCCCGAGGTCGTGCTGGTGCTCTTCCTGCCGGCGATCCTCTACCGCGAGGCGCTGACCACCAGCCTGCGGGAGATCCGGAACAATCTCGGGGTCATCGCCCTGCTCGCGGTGGTGCTCGTGGGGCTCACGATGTTCACCGTGTCGATCACCGCGCAGGCGTTCGGCGTCAATCCGGCGGCGGCCTGGGTGCTCGGCGCCGTGTTGGCGCCGACCGACGCCGCCGCGGTCTCCGGCCTCGCGAAGCGGATGCCCCGCCGGCTGCTCACCACCCTGCACATGGAGAGCCTGATCAACGACGGCACGGCGCTGGTGCTCTTCGCCGTCACGGTCGGCCTGCTCGCCGGTGGCACGGTGCCGACACCGCTGCACCTTGTCGGAGAACTCAGCCTCTCGTTCGTCGGTGGCATCGCCGCCGGGCTGGCGGTCGGCCTCATCGTGGTCATGGTGCGCCGGCACATCGACGACCCGCTACGGGAGGGCGCGCTCAGCGTCCTCACCCCGTTCGCCGCGTTCCTGCTCGCGGAGGAGATCCACGCCAGCGGGGTGCTGGCGGTGGTGGTGGCCGGTCTGGTGCTCGCCTACGCGGGCCCACGGGTGATCCGGGCCCCGTCCCGGGTGCTGGCCCTCGGATTCTGGGACCTCTCCACCTTCATCATCAACGGTGGACTGTTCGTGCTGCTCGGGATGCAGATCCCCCGCGCGGTCCGCAGCGTCAGCAGCGTCTCGCCCCACCGTGCGCTCGTCATCGCGATAGTGGTCACCCTCGTGGTGGTCGCGACCCGGCTGGCGTGGGTGTTGTTCACCCCGTACCTGTTCCGGCTGTTCTACCGCGGCGAGTCGGCGCGCGAGAACCGGATCTCGTGGCGGGTGCGGACCGTCGCCGGGTGGGCCGGCTTCCGCGGCGCCGTGTCCCTCGCGGCGGCGCTGGCGGTGCCGCTGGCCATGTCGAGCGGCCAACCCGTCCGGGAACGCGATCTGATCATCTTCTGTACCGCGGTGGCGATCCTGTCGATCATGCTGGTGCAGGGCACCACCCTGCCGCTGGTGGTCCGCTGGGCCGGCCTCGTCGGCGACCAGCAGCGCGTCGACGAGGTGCGGCAGGCCCGGATCCAGGCCGGCAAGGTGGGCCTGGCGGCGCTGCCCGAGGTGGCCGCCGAGGTCGGCGCCGGCGAGGACGTGGTCAGCCGCGTGCGGACCGACTACGAGGCGCTGCTCGAGGACGTCCGCGCCGCCGAGCAGGAGGAGGGGCTGCCGCGGGTCCGCGAACTCGAGCGGCAACTACGGCTCGGCCTGCTCGAACGCAAACGTCGGGAGATCACCCGGATGCGGGACGCCAACGAGATCGACGACGTGGTGCTGCGCGACCTCCAGGCCGTCATGGACATCGAGGAGATCCGACTGCTCGGACCCACCGCGTCGGAGTAG